The following proteins are co-located in the Ensifer sp. WSM1721 genome:
- a CDS encoding aspartate aminotransferase family protein, translating to MSNRLNTTPNDLRAFWMPFTANRQFKKEPRLFVGAKDMYYTTHDGRTVLDGTAGLWCVNAGHCRPKITEAIREQAGELDYAPAFQLGHPKAFELANRLVDIAPEGLNHVLYTNSGSESVDTALKVALAYHRAKGNGSRFRLIGRERGYHGVNFGGISVGGIVANRKMFGTLLTGVDHLSHTHLPGKNAFTRGEPEHGADLADELERIVTLHDASTVAAVIVEPVAGSTGVLIPPKGYLQRLRDICTKHGILLIFDEVITGYGRLGTPFAAQYFDVKPDIITTAKGLTNGVIPMGAVFVTSEIHDAFMTGPEHLIEFFHGYTYSGNPIASAAALGTLDTYKEEGLLTRAADLASYWEEALHSLKDCPHVIDIRNIGLIGAIELQPIAGEPTKRAFSAFLKAYEKGLLIRTTGDIIALSPPLIIEKRQIDELFDKLRDVLKNNI from the coding sequence ATGTCGAACCGCCTGAACACCACGCCGAACGATCTGCGCGCCTTCTGGATGCCGTTCACCGCCAACCGGCAATTCAAGAAGGAACCGCGCCTCTTCGTCGGCGCCAAGGACATGTACTACACGACGCATGACGGCAGGACGGTGCTCGATGGAACGGCCGGCCTCTGGTGCGTCAATGCCGGCCATTGTCGGCCGAAGATTACCGAGGCAATCCGCGAGCAGGCGGGAGAACTCGACTATGCGCCAGCGTTCCAGCTCGGTCACCCGAAGGCATTCGAGCTCGCCAATCGGCTCGTCGACATCGCGCCCGAAGGCCTGAACCACGTTCTCTACACCAATTCCGGCTCGGAATCGGTCGATACGGCCCTCAAGGTGGCGCTTGCCTATCACCGTGCCAAGGGCAACGGCTCGCGCTTTCGCCTCATCGGCCGCGAGCGCGGCTATCACGGCGTCAACTTCGGCGGCATCTCGGTCGGCGGCATCGTTGCCAACCGCAAGATGTTCGGCACGCTTCTGACCGGCGTCGACCATCTGTCGCACACGCACCTGCCGGGCAAGAACGCGTTTACCCGCGGCGAGCCGGAGCACGGCGCCGATCTCGCCGACGAATTGGAACGGATTGTCACGCTGCACGACGCCTCGACCGTCGCGGCCGTCATCGTCGAACCGGTGGCGGGCTCGACCGGCGTGCTCATCCCGCCGAAGGGCTATCTTCAGAGGCTGCGTGACATCTGCACCAAGCACGGCATCCTGTTGATCTTCGACGAGGTTATCACCGGTTATGGGCGCCTCGGCACGCCCTTTGCCGCCCAATATTTCGACGTGAAACCGGACATCATCACCACCGCCAAGGGGCTCACCAACGGGGTGATCCCGATGGGCGCGGTCTTCGTCACTTCCGAAATCCACGATGCCTTCATGACCGGACCGGAGCACCTGATCGAGTTCTTCCACGGCTACACCTATTCCGGCAACCCGATCGCATCCGCAGCCGCGCTCGGAACGCTCGACACCTACAAGGAAGAAGGGCTTTTGACGCGCGCCGCCGATCTCGCCTCCTATTGGGAAGAAGCGCTGCATTCGCTCAAGGACTGCCCGCATGTGATCGACATCCGCAATATCGGCCTGATCGGCGCGATCGAGCTCCAGCCGATCGCCGGCGAGCCGACGAAGCGCGCCTTCTCCGCCTTCCTGAAAGCCTACGAGAAGGGCCTGTTGATCCGGACGACCGGCGACATCATCGCGCTGTCGCCGCCGCTGATCATCGAAAAGCGCCAGATCGACGAGCTCTTCGATAAACTGCGCGACGTTCTGAAGAACAACATCTGA
- a CDS encoding AAA family ATPase, whose amino-acid sequence MDHAGEILILTGPAGSGKTTTAQKLAGEPGSSKVHLHCDDFWHFIKNGASPPYLPEAREQNILVVDVLTKVAAAYADGGYFVVVDGIVGPWFLEPFKKISAPLHYVVLRPPLDVAIRRCQERGGDTLTDPGPITELYRQLSWLGPLERHVLSTNGHSRDDTLRAVIEAVKSGSFRLPT is encoded by the coding sequence ATGGATCATGCGGGCGAAATTCTCATACTCACCGGGCCGGCCGGTTCTGGAAAAACCACGACAGCGCAGAAGCTTGCCGGAGAGCCTGGATCGTCGAAGGTCCATCTGCATTGCGACGACTTCTGGCACTTCATCAAGAACGGAGCGAGCCCGCCCTATCTGCCTGAAGCGCGTGAGCAAAACATCCTTGTGGTCGATGTTTTGACGAAGGTGGCCGCGGCGTACGCCGATGGTGGTTATTTTGTCGTGGTAGACGGCATTGTCGGACCTTGGTTCTTGGAACCATTCAAGAAGATCTCAGCGCCGCTGCACTACGTCGTTCTACGTCCACCGCTCGATGTCGCGATCCGGCGTTGCCAGGAGCGTGGCGGGGACACCTTGACCGACCCCGGGCCTATCACGGAGCTGTACCGACAGCTCTCATGGCTGGGGCCGCTTGAGCGGCATGTTCTGTCAACCAACGGACACAGTCGGGACGACACCCTGAGGGCGGTGATCGAGGCCGTGAAAAGCGGGTCGTTTCGCCTGCCGACATAA
- a CDS encoding alpha-glucosidase family protein, translated as MAIASRAGDDWWRGAVIYQVYPRSFQDTDGDGIGDLRGITRRLSHIASLGVDAIWLSPFFTSPQADMGYDVSDYCDVDPMFGTLADFDDMLAEAHRLGLKVIIDQVISHTSDRHPWFVESRSSGTDAKADWYVWADPKPDGTAPNNWLSIFGGPAWEWDGVRRQYYLHNFLSSQPDLNFHNPEVQEAVLSTVRFWLDRGVDGFRLDTANFYFHDRLLRDNPPLVPDPEATSRDAPDVNPYGMQDHIYDKTQPENIVFLRRLRALLDEYGGRATVGEVGDGARSLQTVAAYTSGGDKLNMCYTFDLLGPEFTARHIRRCVENSVVTVKDGWICWAFSNHDVMRHVSRFALREADRSRVAKLAISLLATLRGSICLYQGEELGLPEAELAFEELRDPYGIRFWPAFAGRDGCRTPMVWEKELTNAGFSTGIPWLPVRDEQRMLAVNAQEGVSESVLEHYRRTLAFRRLHAPLIDGDMAFLVFNQDVLAFTREGGGERLLFVFNLTREPQTVQLSVNMRVTQPLPMPGFAPLFANNTITLGELDVFCGRLR; from the coding sequence ATGGCGATTGCATCGAGGGCAGGCGACGATTGGTGGCGCGGCGCGGTGATCTATCAGGTCTATCCGCGGTCGTTCCAGGACACGGATGGGGACGGCATCGGCGACCTGCGCGGAATAACCCGGCGCCTTTCCCATATCGCTTCGCTCGGCGTCGATGCCATCTGGCTGTCGCCTTTCTTCACGTCGCCGCAGGCGGACATGGGCTACGACGTCTCGGATTATTGCGACGTCGATCCGATGTTCGGCACGCTCGCGGATTTCGACGACATGCTTGCGGAGGCGCACCGGCTTGGGCTGAAGGTGATCATCGACCAGGTGATCTCGCACACGTCCGACCGTCACCCGTGGTTCGTGGAGAGCCGCTCGAGCGGGACCGATGCCAAGGCGGATTGGTACGTCTGGGCCGACCCCAAACCGGACGGTACGGCGCCGAACAACTGGCTCTCGATCTTCGGCGGCCCGGCCTGGGAATGGGACGGCGTGCGCAGGCAATACTACCTGCACAATTTCCTGTCGTCGCAGCCTGACCTCAATTTCCACAATCCCGAGGTTCAGGAAGCGGTCCTCTCGACGGTCCGCTTCTGGCTCGACCGCGGCGTCGACGGGTTCCGGCTCGATACGGCGAATTTCTATTTCCATGACCGGCTTCTCAGGGACAATCCGCCGCTCGTACCGGATCCCGAAGCTACAAGCCGAGATGCGCCCGACGTCAATCCCTACGGGATGCAAGACCACATTTACGACAAGACCCAGCCGGAAAACATCGTCTTCCTGCGCCGGTTGCGGGCGCTGCTCGATGAATATGGCGGCCGCGCGACAGTGGGCGAGGTCGGCGACGGCGCCCGCTCGCTGCAGACCGTCGCCGCCTATACGAGCGGCGGTGACAAGCTCAATATGTGCTATACCTTCGACCTTCTCGGGCCGGAATTCACGGCGCGGCACATTCGCCGTTGCGTCGAAAATTCCGTAGTAACCGTCAAGGACGGTTGGATCTGCTGGGCCTTTTCCAATCACGACGTGATGCGCCACGTCAGCCGTTTTGCGCTTCGCGAAGCCGATCGGAGCCGGGTGGCGAAGCTTGCTATCTCGCTGCTGGCCACGCTCCGCGGCTCGATATGCCTTTATCAGGGCGAGGAACTGGGGCTGCCGGAAGCGGAACTTGCCTTCGAGGAACTACGGGATCCCTATGGCATCCGCTTCTGGCCCGCCTTCGCCGGTCGCGACGGATGCCGCACACCGATGGTGTGGGAGAAGGAACTGACGAATGCCGGCTTCTCCACCGGCATCCCGTGGCTGCCGGTGCGCGATGAACAGCGAATGCTGGCGGTCAATGCGCAGGAAGGCGTTTCGGAGTCGGTGCTGGAGCACTATCGTCGCACGCTCGCCTTTCGTCGCCTGCACGCGCCGCTGATCGATGGGGATATGGCCTTCCTTGTGTTCAACCAGGATGTCCTGGCTTTCACCAGAGAAGGCGGCGGCGAGCGGCTGCTGTTCGTCTTCAACCTGACGCGGGAACCGCAGACGGTTCAACTTTCGGTCAACATGCGGGTCACCCAGCCGCTGCCGATGCCCGGCTTTGCCCCCCTCTTTGCGAACAACACGATCACGCTCGGCGAGCTCGACGTCTTCTGCGGAAGGCTGCGGTGA
- a CDS encoding helix-turn-helix transcriptional regulator, whose product MQPLSPERHEEAEIAAGFLSAMANPKRLLILDSLVKEEMAVGALANKVGLSQSALSQHLSKLRAQNLVSTRRDAQTIYYSSSSDAVMKILGALSEIYGEVTSAVEEKPLVRKSA is encoded by the coding sequence ATGCAGCCTCTCTCGCCTGAAAGACACGAGGAAGCCGAGATAGCAGCCGGTTTCCTTTCGGCCATGGCAAATCCGAAACGCTTGCTCATCCTCGACTCCCTGGTCAAGGAGGAGATGGCGGTCGGAGCATTGGCCAATAAAGTCGGGCTGAGCCAGTCGGCTCTTTCCCAGCACCTTTCGAAGCTGCGTGCGCAGAATCTGGTCAGCACCCGTCGTGACGCACAGACGATCTACTATTCGAGCTCTTCTGACGCGGTCATGAAGATTTTGGGCGCGCTCTCTGAGATCTATGGCGAAGTCACAAGCGCCGTGGAAGAAAAACCCCTCGTCCGCAAGTCGGCGTAA
- a CDS encoding sugar kinase, with the protein MAGSMLSIGECMVELMQAEGGLLRKGYAGDTFNTAYYARLFLPSDWAVEYLTAVGTDLVSSEMLAFIESTGVGTAHIPRIEGRMPGLYMIHLKDGERSFSYWRSTSAAKLLADDPERLRAAIATSDVVFFSGITLAILSPNAVETLLSELRRAKAGGKRIVFDPNIRPRLWDDATRMRATIEAGARAATMILPSYDDEATHFGDASIDATIERYRALGAENVAVKDGANGVTLQFGREERRHIPAASVSRIVDTTSAGDSFNGSFLARLVAGDSPAEAAAFAARVAAAVIGHHGALVAREKLMVDQID; encoded by the coding sequence ATGGCAGGCAGCATGCTTTCGATCGGCGAATGCATGGTCGAACTGATGCAGGCGGAGGGCGGATTGCTGCGCAAGGGCTATGCGGGCGACACATTCAACACCGCCTATTACGCGCGCCTTTTCCTGCCGAGCGATTGGGCGGTCGAATATCTGACCGCGGTCGGCACCGATCTGGTGTCGAGCGAAATGCTCGCCTTCATCGAGAGCACCGGCGTCGGCACGGCGCATATCCCGAGGATCGAAGGCCGCATGCCGGGCCTCTACATGATCCACCTCAAGGATGGCGAACGCAGCTTCTCCTATTGGCGCTCGACCTCCGCCGCCAAGCTGCTCGCCGACGATCCGGAACGATTGAGAGCGGCGATCGCGACATCGGACGTCGTCTTCTTCTCCGGCATCACCCTGGCGATCCTTTCGCCGAACGCCGTCGAGACGCTGCTGTCGGAACTGCGGCGGGCAAAGGCTGGCGGCAAGCGGATCGTCTTCGATCCGAACATCCGGCCGCGCCTTTGGGACGATGCGACGAGGATGCGCGCCACGATTGAGGCCGGTGCCCGGGCAGCGACAATGATCCTGCCGAGCTATGACGACGAGGCGACGCATTTCGGCGACGCCTCGATCGACGCGACGATCGAGCGCTACCGGGCGCTCGGCGCCGAGAACGTCGCGGTCAAGGATGGCGCCAATGGCGTCACGCTGCAATTTGGCAGAGAGGAGCGCCGGCATATCCCGGCCGCGTCCGTTTCCCGCATCGTCGACACCACCAGCGCCGGCGACAGTTTCAACGGTTCGTTCCTCGCCCGCTTGGTGGCCGGCGACAGCCCGGCCGAGGCAGCCGCCTTCGCCGCACGCGTGGCCGCCGCCGTCATCGGTCATCATGGGGCGCTGGTGGCGCGGGAGAAGCTGATGGTGGACCAGATCGATTGA
- a CDS encoding tetratricopeptide repeat protein: protein MVNQDDSFIREVNEELRSDQMKAIWTRFGGLIIGLAVLIVLGTVGKVGYDYWQETSSSQSGDAFLAALDLAKANKTDEALTALTQLEKEGYGSYPVLARLRTATLQAQKGETEAAITAFSEIGKDTRIPPALRDAARLRAAYLLIDAGTYDQVSAEVEQLAVPQNAMRHSAREALGLAAYKAGDYVKAKGWFQQITEDAESPRGIMSRAQMLLDVIAASGKA from the coding sequence ATGAAAGCCATCTGGACGCGCTTCGGCGGTCTCATCATCGGGCTTGCCGTCCTGATCGTGCTCGGAACTGTCGGCAAGGTCGGCTACGATTATTGGCAGGAGACATCCTCCTCGCAGTCGGGCGATGCGTTCCTCGCGGCGCTCGACCTCGCAAAGGCAAACAAGACAGACGAGGCACTCACGGCGCTGACGCAACTGGAGAAGGAAGGCTACGGCTCCTATCCGGTTCTCGCGCGGCTGCGTACGGCGACACTTCAAGCGCAAAAGGGCGAAACCGAGGCGGCGATCACGGCGTTTTCGGAGATCGGCAAGGATACACGCATTCCGCCGGCGCTGCGCGACGCGGCGCGGCTCCGCGCAGCCTACCTGCTGATCGATGCGGGGACGTACGACCAGGTCTCTGCCGAGGTCGAGCAATTGGCCGTTCCGCAGAACGCCATGCGCCATTCGGCTCGCGAGGCACTCGGCCTTGCGGCCTACAAGGCGGGCGATTACGTGAAGGCGAAAGGCTGGTTCCAGCAGATCACCGAAGACGCCGAGAGCCCGCGCGGCATCATGAGCCGGGCGCAGATGCTGCTTGACGTGATTGCCGCGAGCGGCAAAGCCTAA
- the der gene encoding ribosome biogenesis GTPase Der: MSFTVAIVGRPNVGKSTLFNRLVGKKLALVDDTPGVTRDRRPGDAKLVDLKFRIIDTAGLEQSAPDSLQGRMWAQTEAAIDEADLSLFVIDAKAGLTPADETLAEMLRRRGKPVVVVANKAEARGSEGGFYDAFTLGLGEPCPISAEHGQGMPDLRDAIIAALGEERAFPPAEDVAETDVDIRPESGGVGAEDEEAEPVYDETKPLRVAIVGRPNAGKSTLINRFLGEDRLLTGPEAGITRDSISVEWQWHGRTIKMFDTAGMRRKAKVQEKLEKLSVADALRAIRFAETVVIVFDATIPFEKQDLQIVDLVLREGRAAVLAFNKWDLVENWQAVLADLREKTERLLPQARGIKAVPISGHTGYGLDRLMQAIIDTDRVWNRRISTARLNRWLESQQVQHPPPAVSGRRLKLKYMTQVKARPPGFMISCTRPEAVPESYIRYLTNGLRTDFDLPGVPIRIHLRASDNPYESKARKKR; this comes from the coding sequence ATGAGCTTCACCGTCGCCATCGTGGGTCGCCCAAATGTCGGCAAATCCACCTTGTTTAACCGTCTGGTTGGCAAGAAGCTGGCGCTCGTCGACGACACACCGGGGGTCACCCGTGATCGGCGTCCGGGCGACGCCAAGCTCGTCGATCTCAAGTTCCGCATTATCGACACAGCCGGTCTCGAACAGTCGGCGCCCGATAGTCTGCAGGGCCGGATGTGGGCGCAGACCGAGGCGGCGATCGACGAGGCCGATCTTTCGCTTTTCGTAATCGACGCCAAGGCTGGTCTGACGCCGGCCGACGAGACGCTGGCCGAGATGCTGCGTCGGCGGGGCAAGCCGGTGGTGGTGGTCGCCAACAAGGCCGAGGCGCGCGGCTCCGAGGGCGGCTTCTACGATGCCTTCACGCTCGGCCTCGGCGAGCCGTGCCCGATCTCGGCGGAGCATGGCCAGGGCATGCCCGATCTGCGCGATGCGATCATTGCCGCGCTCGGGGAGGAGAGGGCGTTTCCGCCGGCCGAGGATGTGGCCGAAACGGATGTCGACATTCGTCCGGAGAGCGGCGGTGTCGGGGCGGAGGACGAAGAGGCCGAACCGGTCTACGACGAAACGAAACCCCTGCGCGTCGCGATCGTCGGCCGGCCGAACGCCGGCAAGTCGACGCTGATCAACCGCTTCCTCGGCGAGGACCGGCTTCTGACCGGTCCGGAGGCCGGTATCACCCGCGATTCCATCTCCGTCGAATGGCAGTGGCACGGGCGCACGATCAAGATGTTCGACACGGCCGGCATGCGCCGCAAGGCGAAGGTGCAGGAGAAGCTGGAGAAGCTTTCCGTCGCCGATGCGCTACGCGCCATCCGCTTCGCCGAGACCGTCGTCATCGTCTTCGACGCCACCATTCCCTTCGAGAAGCAGGACCTGCAGATCGTCGATCTGGTGCTGCGCGAAGGACGCGCAGCCGTGCTCGCCTTCAACAAATGGGATCTCGTCGAGAATTGGCAGGCGGTGCTTGCGGATCTGCGCGAAAAGACCGAACGGCTGCTGCCGCAGGCGCGCGGCATCAAGGCGGTGCCGATATCCGGGCACACCGGCTACGGCCTCGACCGGCTGATGCAAGCGATCATCGACACCGACAGGGTCTGGAACCGCCGCATCTCGACGGCGCGCCTCAATCGCTGGCTGGAATCGCAGCAGGTGCAGCACCCGCCGCCGGCTGTCTCCGGTCGCCGCCTGAAGCTCAAATACATGACGCAGGTGAAGGCCCGCCCGCCCGGCTTCATGATCTCCTGCACGCGGCCCGAAGCGGTGCCGGAATCTTATATCCGTTACCTCACCAACGGCCTGCGCACCGATTTCGACCTGCCGGGCGTGCCGATCCGCATCCATCTCCGTGCGTCGGACAATCCGTACGAGTCGAAGGCGCGCAAGAAGCGTTGA
- a CDS encoding HugZ family protein codes for MSEKPNVLRETDNEARKLARTLLRSARSGALAAIEPDSGGSPFVSRVLIGLDIDGAPVILVSRLSTHTQALTADRRASLLTGEPGKGDPLAHPRLTLQCEAEAVSRDSALHARIRERFLRRHPKSSLYIDFPDFGFFRLNPLRASLNGGFGRAYVLTAEDLVIASPAMAALAEMEASAIEHMNTDHADAVKYYATTHCRAPEGDWKIVAIDAAGLDLSDGERLQRLEFETPVRDVTELRPLLKKLYR; via the coding sequence ATGAGCGAGAAACCCAACGTATTGCGCGAGACCGACAACGAGGCGCGCAAGCTCGCGAGGACGCTGCTTCGTTCGGCAAGAAGCGGCGCGCTTGCCGCGATCGAGCCCGACAGCGGCGGCTCTCCCTTCGTCAGCCGCGTGCTGATCGGACTCGACATCGACGGCGCGCCGGTGATTCTCGTCTCACGGCTTTCGACACACACGCAGGCGCTCACTGCCGACAGGCGCGCCTCGCTCCTGACCGGTGAGCCCGGCAAGGGCGACCCCCTCGCCCATCCGCGCCTTACCCTTCAATGCGAAGCCGAAGCCGTTTCGCGCGATTCCGCCCTCCATGCCCGCATTCGCGAACGTTTCCTGAGGCGGCATCCGAAGTCCTCGCTGTACATCGACTTCCCCGATTTCGGCTTTTTCCGCCTCAATCCGCTGCGTGCGAGCCTCAACGGCGGCTTCGGGCGCGCCTATGTTTTGACGGCCGAGGATCTCGTCATCGCCTCGCCTGCCATGGCCGCGCTCGCCGAGATGGAAGCGAGTGCGATTGAGCACATGAACACCGATCATGCCGACGCGGTGAAGTATTATGCGACGACTCACTGCCGGGCGCCTGAGGGGGACTGGAAGATAGTCGCCATCGACGCGGCCGGACTCGATCTTTCCGACGGCGAGCGGCTCCAGCGGCTCGAATTCGAAACGCCGGTCCGGGATGTGACGGAATTACGGCCACTTCTAAAAAAACTTTACCGTTAA
- the choV gene encoding choline ABC transporter ATP-binding protein, translating to MTDAVVFKNVDIIFGKNPQTALQMVDQGKTRDEIGAATGLVLGVAGASLAINEGEILVLMGLSGSGKSTLLRAVNGLAPVVRGEVEVKTSNGSLNPYRCNAKSLRDFRMHTVSMVFQQFALLPWRTVADNVGFGLELAGVPEAEKKKRVGEQLELVNLTKWADRKVNELSGGMQQRVGLARAFATGAPILLMDEPFSALDPLIRTRLQDELLEFQRRLKKTIIFVSHDLDEAFRIGNRIAIMEGGRIIQCGTPQEIVKSPANQYVADFVQHMNPITMLTAKDVMRIGVERAAGAGVTATAKPTTPLVEILDAMSRQPGSIGVVDNGSVVGTIDAQNIVEGLTRHRSKG from the coding sequence ATGACCGACGCCGTCGTTTTCAAGAATGTCGACATCATCTTCGGTAAGAATCCGCAAACCGCCCTGCAGATGGTCGACCAAGGCAAGACGCGCGACGAGATCGGCGCAGCAACGGGCCTGGTGCTCGGCGTCGCCGGCGCCTCGCTCGCCATCAACGAGGGCGAGATCCTGGTGCTGATGGGGCTTTCCGGCTCGGGCAAGTCGACGCTGCTGAGGGCGGTCAATGGCCTTGCGCCGGTGGTACGCGGCGAAGTCGAGGTGAAGACCTCGAACGGATCGCTAAACCCTTATCGCTGCAACGCGAAATCCCTGCGCGATTTCCGCATGCACACCGTCTCGATGGTGTTTCAGCAGTTCGCGCTCCTGCCGTGGCGCACGGTGGCGGACAATGTCGGCTTCGGACTTGAGCTGGCCGGTGTTCCGGAAGCGGAAAAGAAGAAGCGTGTCGGCGAGCAACTCGAACTCGTCAACCTGACGAAATGGGCGGACCGCAAGGTAAACGAACTCTCGGGCGGCATGCAGCAGCGCGTAGGCCTTGCCCGGGCGTTTGCCACCGGCGCGCCGATCCTGCTGATGGACGAACCATTCTCGGCTCTCGATCCGCTGATCCGCACGCGTCTGCAGGACGAACTGCTCGAATTCCAGCGGCGGCTGAAGAAGACGATCATCTTCGTCAGCCACGACCTCGACGAGGCCTTCCGCATCGGCAATCGCATCGCGATCATGGAAGGCGGGCGGATCATCCAATGCGGAACGCCGCAGGAAATCGTGAAGAGCCCAGCGAACCAGTATGTCGCCGATTTCGTCCAGCACATGAACCCGATCACCATGCTGACGGCGAAGGACGTGATGCGGATCGGCGTGGAGCGGGCCGCTGGCGCCGGTGTCACGGCGACCGCCAAACCGACGACGCCGCTCGTGGAGATCCTCGACGCCATGTCCCGCCAGCCCGGCAGCATCGGCGTCGTCGACAACGGCTCGGTGGTCGGCACGATCGACGCGCAGAACATCGTCGAAGGGCTGACGCGCCATCGCAGCAAAGGTTGA
- the ade gene encoding adenine deaminase — MSEALERFIDQGVGREPADIVLKGGRFFDLVTGELVASDIAISGDRIVGTCGGYQGREEIDISGLTVVPGFIDTHLHIESSLVTPHEFDRCVLPLGITTAICDPHEIANVLGTEGIQFFLDSAMETIMDIRVQLSSCVPATHLETSGADLPVERLVPFRHHPKVIGLAEFMNFPGVVHKDPVCLAKLDAFQNGHIDGHAPLLRGKELNGYLATGIRTDHECTSAEEALEKIRKGMHILVREGSVSKDLHALMPIITERLSPYLALCTDDRNPLDIAEQGHLDHMIRTAIAAGVEPLAIYRAASISAARAFGLRDRGLVAPGWRADLVVVDSLENCKAQMVFSAGRRVSDALFAGRKPVEPVGLDSVRAREVKAADFAIPYTEGETSVIGVLRGKIITEHRRYRLPAEGNQTGVDLGRDIIKVAVIERHGINGNHANGFVQGFGLKKGAIASTVGHDSHNICVVGVSDEDMALAANRLSEIKGGFVVVEDGRVTGEIALPVAGLMSLEPHERVRDTLHHLRQAAFALGATLEEPFLQLAFLPLPVIPHLKISDRGLVDVDKFALIG, encoded by the coding sequence ATGTCTGAAGCGCTGGAACGATTCATCGATCAGGGCGTTGGCCGCGAGCCGGCGGACATCGTGCTCAAGGGCGGGCGGTTCTTCGATCTCGTCACGGGCGAACTCGTCGCTTCCGACATCGCCATCTCCGGCGACCGGATCGTCGGCACCTGCGGCGGTTATCAGGGGCGCGAGGAGATCGACATCTCCGGCCTGACCGTCGTTCCCGGCTTCATCGATACGCACTTGCACATCGAATCCTCGCTCGTCACTCCCCACGAGTTCGACCGCTGCGTCCTGCCGCTCGGGATCACCACCGCCATCTGCGATCCTCATGAGATCGCCAATGTTCTCGGCACCGAGGGCATCCAGTTCTTCCTGGATTCGGCGATGGAAACGATCATGGACATCCGAGTCCAGCTTTCCTCCTGCGTGCCGGCGACGCATCTCGAAACATCCGGCGCCGACCTGCCGGTCGAGCGGCTCGTGCCCTTCCGCCACCACCCGAAAGTGATCGGCCTCGCCGAGTTTATGAATTTCCCCGGCGTCGTCCACAAGGATCCGGTGTGTCTGGCGAAGCTCGATGCCTTCCAGAACGGCCACATCGACGGCCATGCGCCGCTCCTGCGCGGCAAGGAGCTGAACGGCTACCTCGCGACCGGCATCCGAACCGACCACGAATGCACGAGTGCGGAGGAGGCGCTCGAAAAGATCCGCAAGGGCATGCACATCCTCGTGCGCGAAGGCTCCGTCTCGAAGGACTTGCATGCGCTGATGCCGATCATCACCGAGCGGCTGTCGCCTTATCTCGCGCTCTGCACCGACGACCGGAATCCGCTCGACATCGCCGAACAGGGCCATCTCGACCACATGATCCGCACGGCGATCGCGGCCGGCGTGGAGCCGCTCGCCATCTATCGCGCCGCCTCCATCTCGGCCGCGCGCGCCTTCGGCCTCCGCGACCGCGGCCTTGTGGCGCCCGGCTGGCGCGCCGACCTCGTCGTCGTCGACAGCCTGGAAAACTGCAAGGCTCAGATGGTCTTTTCCGCCGGCAGACGGGTGAGTGATGCACTCTTCGCCGGGCGAAAGCCGGTCGAGCCGGTGGGGCTCGACAGCGTCAGGGCGCGCGAGGTGAAGGCCGCCGACTTCGCCATTCCCTACACCGAAGGCGAGACCTCCGTAATCGGCGTGCTGCGCGGCAAGATCATCACCGAGCACCGCCGTTACCGCCTGCCCGCAGAGGGCAACCAGACCGGCGTCGATCTCGGCCGCGATATCATCAAGGTCGCGGTTATCGAACGCCACGGCATCAATGGCAATCACGCGAACGGCTTCGTCCAGGGTTTCGGCCTGAAGAAGGGCGCGATCGCCTCCACCGTCGGGCACGACAGCCACAACATCTGCGTCGTCGGCGTCAGCGACGAAGATATGGCGCTCGCCGCCAATCGGCTCAGCGAGATCAAGGGTGGCTTCGTCGTCGTCGAAGACGGCAGGGTCACGGGGGAGATCGCGCTTCCGGTCGCCGGGCTGATGAGCCTCGAACCCCATGAACGAGTGCGCGACACCCTGCATCACCTGCGTCAGGCAGCCTTCGCGCTCGGCGCAACGCTTGAGGAGCCCTTCCTGCAGCTCGCCTTCCTGCCGCTGCCGGTCATTCCGCACCTGAAGATTTCCGATCGTGGGCTCGTAGATGTGGATAAATTCGCCTTGATCGGCTGA